In Streptomyces sp. NBC_00224, the following are encoded in one genomic region:
- a CDS encoding class I SAM-dependent methyltransferase: protein MNSTTEHHLRAGFDAFHRARSRTCLVAALYAEAMGDAYATEVAADSSCDWRLLATLVGRLRLGPGQLLVDMGCGSGGVGLWLARALAVRLIGIDLSPVAIQLATTRRCTFVPPGQAAFAVGTLEASGLPDAQADGVICVDALSCAADRAAALREMHRILKPGGRAVLTRAVRRDTTTVTEQEQAAGFTVEYVDERPGEPAMWARLYRLWIAHADELRRELGDTQAQNMLGEAHRMLDRLAGRRALTLTLRRPQPQGPAGL from the coding sequence GTGAACAGCACCACCGAGCACCACCTCCGGGCGGGCTTCGACGCTTTCCACCGCGCACGGTCCCGCACCTGCCTGGTGGCCGCGCTGTACGCCGAGGCCATGGGAGACGCCTACGCCACCGAAGTCGCCGCGGACAGCTCGTGCGACTGGCGGCTGCTCGCCACGCTCGTGGGCCGCCTGCGTCTGGGGCCCGGCCAACTCCTCGTGGACATGGGGTGCGGGAGCGGCGGGGTAGGCCTGTGGCTCGCTCGCGCCCTGGCCGTGCGGTTGATCGGCATCGACCTCTCCCCGGTCGCCATCCAGCTCGCCACCACCCGCAGATGCACCTTCGTCCCCCCGGGCCAGGCGGCCTTCGCCGTGGGAACGCTGGAGGCGTCCGGCTTGCCCGACGCCCAGGCGGACGGGGTGATCTGCGTGGACGCCCTCAGCTGCGCCGCGGACCGCGCGGCGGCTCTGCGGGAGATGCACCGGATCCTCAAGCCCGGCGGCCGCGCCGTCCTCACCCGCGCCGTACGCCGCGACACCACCACCGTCACCGAGCAGGAGCAGGCCGCGGGCTTCACCGTCGAGTACGTGGACGAGAGGCCCGGCGAGCCTGCCATGTGGGCCCGCCTGTACCGGCTGTGGATCGCGCACGCAGACGAGCTGCGCCGCGAGCTGGGCGACACGCAAGCCCAGAACATGCTCGGCGAGGCGCACCGCATGCTTGACCGCCTCGCAGGCCGCCGGGCTCTGACGCTGACCCTGCGCCGCCCGCAGCCTCAGGGACCCGCGGGTCTATAG
- a CDS encoding YcaO-like family protein, translating into MPDDVLTLDGTVRARSPEETWAVLKPLLRRYGITRVARLTGLDHLGLPVWTAIRPAAKTLVATQGKGATDLLAKTSAVMEAIELWHVEQPRTVELRAAAADIDLPYPLAALPVKVSGEALTGAEKVQLEWMYGTGLISGRQVPVPLGLVRRHGCRPLWEPDLFRATSTGLACGTTRPEALLHALYEVVERDALFADEIKGGTHRQLIDPASVDDPYCRTLLDRLRQAGVAVEIAAVDNAYAVPVCLAFVWCEDYPAAVFAGSGCHGTPHIALSRAITEAVQSRLTSIAGTRDDLPSHHDATTGPPRFTSSPGPHMPWPAWAADAAPLRFAASFPKQSARVARRIHQVTGHEPIRLILSAADDRVAAVKVICPGARSRIRKAVPR; encoded by the coding sequence ATGCCCGATGACGTGCTGACGCTGGACGGGACGGTACGGGCGCGAAGCCCGGAGGAGACGTGGGCGGTCTTAAAGCCCCTGCTGCGACGCTACGGGATCACCCGCGTCGCCCGGCTGACCGGCCTCGACCATCTGGGTCTGCCGGTGTGGACGGCGATCCGCCCCGCCGCCAAAACCCTGGTCGCCACCCAGGGCAAGGGCGCCACCGACCTGCTGGCGAAGACCTCCGCCGTGATGGAAGCCATCGAGCTATGGCACGTCGAGCAGCCCCGGACAGTCGAGTTGCGGGCGGCCGCCGCCGACATCGACCTGCCCTACCCGCTGGCGGCCCTGCCGGTGAAGGTGAGCGGCGAGGCCCTGACTGGCGCGGAGAAGGTGCAGCTGGAGTGGATGTACGGCACCGGACTGATCAGCGGGCGCCAGGTGCCGGTGCCCCTGGGTTTGGTGCGCCGCCACGGGTGCCGGCCGCTGTGGGAGCCGGACCTGTTCCGCGCCACCAGCACCGGCCTGGCCTGCGGCACCACCCGCCCCGAAGCACTGCTGCACGCCCTGTACGAAGTCGTCGAGCGCGACGCCCTGTTCGCCGATGAGATCAAAGGCGGCACCCACCGTCAGCTGATCGACCCCGCTTCGGTCGACGATCCGTACTGTCGCACGCTCCTCGACCGACTCCGGCAAGCAGGCGTGGCGGTCGAAATCGCGGCCGTGGACAACGCTTACGCCGTCCCGGTGTGCCTGGCGTTCGTGTGGTGCGAGGACTACCCGGCGGCTGTCTTCGCCGGGAGCGGATGCCACGGGACTCCGCACATCGCGCTCTCCCGTGCCATCACCGAGGCCGTGCAGTCCCGCCTCACCTCCATCGCCGGGACCCGCGACGACCTGCCCTCCCACCACGACGCCACCACCGGCCCGCCCCGCTTCACCTCCTCCCCAGGGCCGCACATGCCGTGGCCAGCGTGGGCGGCCGACGCCGCGCCTCTGCGGTTCGCCGCCTCCTTCCCCAAGCAGAGCGCCCGCGTCGCCCGCCGCATCCACCAGGTCACCGGGCACGAACCCATCCGCCTGATCTTGTCCGCTGCCGACGACCGGGTAGCCGCCGTCAAGGTCATCTGTCCCGGCGCACGCTCCAGAATCCGCAAGGCGGTGCCCCGGTGA
- a CDS encoding TfuA-like protein: MIHVYVGPTLGRAEPVLATPRIRVLQPVRHGDLFDPAIVSEDTVVVIDGAWHQAPAVRHKELVGLLDRGVRVIGAASVGALRAAELHRFGMTGVGRVFRAYRRGEIDGDDEVAVGQAPDGDLRALTWPLVNVRQAFRLAVGERVVTREAAAALLEAARAVYYPQRTVAAVLAVCRRRGARTLAAWLEEHKAADPFFADVKRDDALEAVQVALAGPLPLWRSTTGAGESGYFRRWGNAFATQNVDGVLLHTAQRVAYQQLFDPVFPQVWSGFLDHLSRHPGDGTRGMPLAERIRSVAPEGAPPAHVLFRPQPDLRDSGTVARLLERETAADRAAITRYTACNDTARRAQAGFCPQAVDEDTTRRVLLRLWDIAPARLEEAAASRGFRSSAHATEELKVFMAGLVHDQEQTRKLTDAR, translated from the coding sequence GTGATCCACGTGTACGTCGGCCCGACCCTGGGCCGCGCGGAGCCGGTCCTGGCCACGCCCCGCATCCGGGTGTTGCAGCCGGTGCGCCACGGGGACCTGTTCGACCCGGCGATCGTCAGCGAAGACACGGTGGTGGTCATCGACGGGGCCTGGCACCAGGCCCCCGCCGTACGCCACAAGGAACTCGTGGGCCTGCTCGACCGGGGCGTCCGCGTGATCGGGGCCGCGTCCGTGGGGGCGCTGCGCGCGGCCGAGCTCCACCGGTTCGGGATGACCGGAGTGGGCCGCGTCTTCCGCGCCTACCGGCGAGGAGAGATCGACGGGGACGACGAGGTGGCGGTCGGCCAGGCACCGGACGGTGATCTGCGGGCGCTGACCTGGCCACTGGTGAACGTCCGTCAGGCCTTCAGGCTCGCCGTCGGTGAGAGGGTGGTGACGCGCGAGGCCGCAGCCGCGCTGTTGGAGGCTGCGCGGGCGGTCTACTACCCGCAGCGCACGGTCGCCGCGGTCCTGGCCGTCTGCCGCAGACGCGGCGCGCGAACGCTGGCGGCCTGGCTCGAAGAACACAAGGCCGCGGATCCGTTCTTCGCCGACGTCAAGCGCGACGACGCGCTCGAAGCCGTCCAGGTGGCGCTGGCCGGCCCGCTGCCGCTCTGGCGCTCGACGACGGGGGCGGGGGAGAGCGGCTACTTCCGGCGGTGGGGCAACGCATTCGCCACGCAGAACGTCGACGGCGTGCTCCTTCACACCGCTCAGCGCGTGGCCTACCAGCAGCTGTTCGATCCCGTCTTCCCACAGGTGTGGTCCGGCTTCTTGGACCACCTCTCCCGCCACCCCGGTGACGGGACGCGGGGGATGCCACTGGCGGAGCGGATCCGGAGCGTGGCACCTGAGGGCGCCCCGCCCGCGCATGTCCTCTTCCGCCCTCAGCCGGACCTGCGTGACAGCGGGACGGTGGCGCGCCTGCTGGAGCGGGAGACGGCCGCCGACCGGGCAGCCATCACCCGGTATACGGCGTGCAACGACACCGCCCGCCGTGCCCAAGCCGGGTTCTGTCCGCAGGCCGTGGACGAGGACACGACGCGCCGGGTGCTGCTGCGCCTGTGGGACATAGCGCCCGCCCGTCTGGAGGAGGCGGCGGCCTCTCGGGGATTCCGGAGCAGCGCGCATGCGACCGAGGAGCTGAAGGTCTTCATGGCCGGGCTCGTCCACGACCAGGAGCAGACAAGGAAGCTGACCGATGCCCGATGA
- a CDS encoding Tat pathway signal protein, with protein sequence MDRKRNAALIRWMAKYTMTTREFSDALNGYIGELTGRQGIVTERTVLKWRAGEIRWPQTVQRAAIQAVTGQAPSDLGFVAPTRSTRRQKEGSAVHRRRFVTVTTGTALGALMPVPVKGPSPRVGAPDVELLTAKLAAVVASDNRHGGTTKVEVRAAQLARQTLALQQHGTVTSRVRGQLYSLAAAFTSSAMWAAIDGHRLDAAQQHMQQAVTLAGLSGDTAIVFRVWGHAGALYRHLGRYTDALAADDAARSTSIVRRDPLYASLAHARTAVHHGDLRDHNAVKRSIGHAHDALTRADTTAPRPPWMLFYDQAELELLGLIAHVSLHHWADAEAHAHRHLALLRPDLVRNRSLALAHMARAQLEQGALEAAVSSAHAIPPDAWHGRTGKLVKGFTGRLSGLTSNDPAARSWADYTREKGMFT encoded by the coding sequence ATGGACCGCAAGCGCAACGCGGCGCTGATCCGCTGGATGGCCAAGTACACGATGACGACCCGCGAGTTCTCGGACGCCCTCAACGGCTACATCGGGGAACTGACCGGCCGCCAGGGGATCGTCACCGAGCGCACCGTCCTCAAGTGGCGTGCGGGCGAGATCCGCTGGCCCCAGACCGTCCAGCGCGCCGCGATCCAGGCCGTCACCGGGCAGGCGCCCTCCGACTTAGGGTTCGTCGCCCCCACGCGCAGCACCCGACGGCAGAAGGAGGGCTCGGCCGTGCACCGTCGCCGTTTCGTCACTGTCACCACCGGAACGGCCCTCGGCGCCCTCATGCCCGTCCCCGTCAAGGGCCCAAGCCCGCGCGTCGGCGCCCCGGATGTGGAGCTGCTGACCGCCAAGCTCGCGGCGGTCGTGGCGTCCGACAACCGGCACGGCGGCACTACGAAAGTCGAAGTCCGCGCCGCCCAGCTCGCCCGCCAGACCCTTGCCCTTCAACAGCACGGCACCGTCACTTCCCGGGTCCGCGGGCAGCTGTACTCGCTTGCCGCCGCGTTCACCTCCTCCGCCATGTGGGCCGCCATCGACGGCCACCGCCTGGACGCCGCGCAACAGCACATGCAACAAGCCGTCACCCTGGCCGGCCTGTCCGGCGATACCGCCATCGTCTTCCGCGTCTGGGGGCACGCCGGAGCGCTCTACCGCCACCTCGGCCGCTACACCGACGCCCTCGCCGCCGACGACGCCGCCCGCTCCACCAGCATCGTGCGCCGCGACCCGCTCTACGCCTCCCTCGCCCACGCCCGCACCGCCGTCCACCATGGCGACCTGCGCGACCACAACGCCGTCAAGCGCAGCATCGGCCACGCCCACGATGCCCTCACCCGCGCCGACACCACGGCCCCGCGACCGCCCTGGATGCTGTTCTACGACCAGGCCGAACTGGAACTCCTCGGACTCATCGCGCACGTCTCCCTCCACCACTGGGCCGACGCCGAAGCCCACGCCCACCGCCACCTCGCCCTGCTGCGCCCCGACCTTGTACGCAACCGCTCCCTGGCCCTGGCCCACATGGCCCGCGCCCAGCTCGAACAAGGCGCCCTCGAAGCAGCCGTCTCCTCCGCACACGCCATCCCGCCCGACGCCTGGCACGGCCGGACTGGAAAGCTCGTCAAAGGCTTCACCGGCCGCCTGTCCGGCCTCACCTCCAACGACCCGGCGGCCCGGTCCTGGGCCGACTACACCCGAGAGAAAGGCATGTTCACGTGA
- a CDS encoding N-acetyltransferase — MTVELRHYRDVEEVRNTIVDIHVEVRQRDFKLVGDFYSAERFNDRLTNHSSAPGWEAVIACDDGTPAGFAYATPLGPKTRWWSAMTTPLPDGYTEENGTRTLALNEIVIRRTWRGTGLAHRIHEDLLTGRTEERATLLVNPKAGDGKVQAVYERWGYERIGDQQPFPDSPVFAAMMRSLH; from the coding sequence GTGACCGTTGAGCTGCGCCACTACCGCGATGTCGAAGAAGTCCGGAACACGATCGTGGACATCCACGTCGAAGTACGGCAACGGGACTTCAAGCTCGTCGGCGACTTCTATAGCGCGGAGCGGTTCAACGACCGGCTGACCAACCACAGCTCGGCACCCGGCTGGGAGGCCGTCATCGCCTGCGACGACGGCACACCGGCCGGATTCGCCTACGCCACCCCCCTCGGCCCCAAAACCCGCTGGTGGTCCGCCATGACCACACCATTGCCCGACGGCTACACCGAGGAGAACGGCACCCGCACCCTCGCGCTCAACGAGATCGTCATACGCCGCACCTGGCGCGGCACCGGCCTCGCCCACCGCATCCACGAGGACCTGCTGACCGGTCGCACCGAGGAACGAGCGACGCTGCTGGTCAACCCGAAGGCCGGCGATGGGAAAGTCCAGGCCGTCTACGAGCGGTGGGGCTACGAGAGGATCGGCGACCAGCAGCCCTTCCCCGACTCTCCCGTCTTCGCCGCCATGATGCGATCCTTGCACTAA
- a CDS encoding Gfo/Idh/MocA family oxidoreductase, producing the protein MPVTSRVRVAVLGCADIALRRMLPAMAASADVELIAVASRDAHKANETARRFGCAAVHGYDALLARDDVDAVYVPLPAALHDVWVEAALRAGKHVLAEKPLTTSQVRTAELLRLASARGLALVENVLFVHHGQHAAVRALVRDGAIGQTRSLQASFAVPARPEHDIRYRAALGGGALWDVGVYPVRAALYLLGSPLTVAGAVLMSDPGREVDTSGAALLRSEAGAVAHLTFGIGHAYHSGYELRGSEGRITVDRAFTPPADHRPVLRLERGTRTEEIALAPEDQVAAAVSAFARAVREGGAPSDDPVLDQASLLDAIRRTATGSGTGRAGSGH; encoded by the coding sequence ATGCCCGTGACGTCCCGCGTACGGGTCGCCGTCCTCGGCTGCGCGGACATCGCGCTGCGCCGGATGCTCCCCGCCATGGCCGCCTCGGCGGACGTGGAGCTGATCGCCGTCGCCAGCCGGGACGCCCACAAGGCGAACGAGACGGCGCGGCGCTTCGGGTGCGCGGCCGTGCACGGATACGACGCGTTGCTGGCACGCGACGATGTCGACGCCGTGTACGTGCCGCTGCCCGCCGCGCTCCACGACGTCTGGGTGGAGGCGGCTCTGCGCGCCGGTAAACACGTACTGGCGGAAAAGCCGCTGACCACCAGCCAGGTGCGTACGGCCGAGCTCCTGCGGCTCGCGTCGGCCCGCGGTCTGGCCCTCGTGGAGAACGTGCTGTTCGTGCACCACGGACAGCACGCCGCGGTGCGCGCGCTGGTCCGCGACGGCGCGATCGGTCAGACACGCTCGCTGCAAGCCTCGTTCGCCGTCCCGGCCCGGCCCGAGCACGACATCCGCTACCGGGCGGCGCTCGGCGGCGGCGCGTTGTGGGACGTCGGCGTCTATCCGGTGCGGGCGGCTCTGTACCTGCTCGGCTCCCCTCTCACGGTCGCCGGGGCGGTCCTCATGTCCGACCCCGGCCGCGAGGTCGATACCTCGGGGGCCGCGCTCCTGCGGAGTGAGGCGGGCGCCGTCGCCCATCTGACGTTCGGGATCGGGCACGCCTACCATTCGGGGTACGAACTGCGCGGCTCCGAGGGCCGGATCACGGTGGACCGTGCCTTCACACCCCCCGCCGACCACCGGCCCGTACTGCGTCTGGAGCGCGGCACCCGCACCGAGGAGATCGCCCTCGCGCCCGAGGACCAGGTGGCCGCGGCGGTCAGCGCCTTCGCGCGTGCGGTGCGCGAGGGCGGCGCACCGTCCGACGATCCGGTGCTGGACCAGGCCTCGCTGCTCGACGCGATCCGTCGGACAGCCACCGGCTCCGGCACCGGCCGGGCCGGGTCCGGCCACTGA
- the rfbH gene encoding lipopolysaccharide biosynthesis protein RfbH, with translation MSAHKNLVLDEVRKFHQDTQPQGGFVPGVTEIWPSGAVLEEEDRVALVEAALEMRIAAGVSSRKFESSFARKMKRRKAHLTNSGSSANLLAVSALTSHVLEDERLRPGDEIITVAAGFPTTVNPILQNGLTPVFVDVELGTYNTTAARVEQAIGPRTRAIIIAHALGNPFEVAEIAQLAADRGLFLIEDNCDAVGSTYDGQLTGTFGDMTTVSFYPAHHLTMGEGGCVLTSNLALARIVESLRDWGRDCWCEPGENDKCLKRFKYQMGSLPEGYDHKYIFSHVGYNLKATDIQAALGLTQLAKLDDFCDARRHNWRRLREGLDGVPHLLLPEATDRSDPSWFGFAITVDREAPFSRAEFVDHLEERKIGTRRLFAGNLTRHPAYQDQRHRVVGDLTNSDIITDQTFWIGVYPAITDEMIDYVVSTVKEFIASRG, from the coding sequence GTGAGCGCTCACAAGAACCTCGTGCTCGACGAGGTCCGCAAGTTCCACCAGGACACCCAGCCGCAGGGCGGCTTCGTTCCCGGCGTGACCGAGATCTGGCCGTCCGGCGCGGTCCTGGAGGAGGAGGACCGGGTCGCGCTGGTCGAGGCGGCGCTGGAGATGCGGATCGCCGCGGGCGTCAGCTCCCGCAAGTTCGAGTCGTCCTTCGCCCGCAAGATGAAGCGCCGTAAGGCGCATCTGACGAACTCCGGGTCCTCCGCGAACCTGCTGGCGGTGTCCGCACTGACCTCGCACGTGCTGGAGGACGAGCGGCTGCGGCCGGGCGACGAGATCATCACGGTCGCCGCCGGGTTTCCCACCACCGTCAACCCCATTCTGCAGAACGGCCTCACTCCCGTCTTCGTCGACGTCGAGCTCGGCACGTACAACACCACCGCCGCCCGGGTGGAGCAGGCAATCGGCCCGCGTACCCGGGCCATCATCATCGCGCACGCCCTCGGCAACCCCTTCGAGGTCGCCGAGATCGCCCAACTGGCCGCCGACCGGGGGCTGTTCCTGATCGAGGACAACTGCGACGCGGTGGGCTCCACGTACGACGGCCAGCTGACCGGCACCTTCGGCGACATGACCACGGTCAGCTTCTATCCCGCGCACCACCTCACGATGGGCGAGGGCGGCTGCGTCCTCACCTCGAACCTGGCGCTGGCCCGGATCGTGGAGTCGCTGCGCGACTGGGGCCGCGACTGCTGGTGCGAGCCGGGCGAGAACGACAAGTGCCTCAAGCGCTTCAAGTACCAGATGGGCAGCCTGCCGGAGGGCTACGACCACAAGTACATCTTCTCCCACGTCGGTTACAACCTGAAGGCGACCGACATCCAGGCGGCGCTGGGCCTGACGCAGCTGGCCAAGCTGGACGACTTCTGCGACGCGCGCCGGCACAACTGGCGCCGTCTGCGCGAGGGCCTCGACGGCGTCCCGCACCTGCTGCTGCCCGAGGCCACCGACCGCAGCGACCCGAGCTGGTTCGGCTTCGCGATCACCGTCGACCGCGAAGCGCCGTTCAGCCGCGCCGAGTTCGTCGACCACCTGGAGGAGCGCAAGATCGGCACGCGGCGTCTGTTCGCCGGCAACCTGACCCGCCACCCGGCCTACCAGGACCAGCGGCACCGCGTCGTCGGTGACCTGACGAACAGCGACATCATCACCGACCAGACCTTCTGGATCGGCGTCTACCCCGCCATCACCGACGAGATGATCGACTACGTCGTCTCCACGGTGAAGGAGTTCATCGCGAGTCGCGGCTGA
- a CDS encoding NAD-dependent epimerase/dehydratase, whose amino-acid sequence MAPTALVLGGTGFMGGHLCAAFRAAGHRVVCVSRGRSRTRPGDDGLVHLHHELGAPTQDVAALLADVAPQVIVNAAGVVWQAEEDRMWSLNARFAERLARATAALATPARLVQLGSSHEYGPSEPGTSTAEDAVCAPVSVYGRTKLAATEAVLDTVRERGLAAVVLRVANATGPGVPANSLLGTVAHRLAAPEPAHDGAERAELRLAPLRAQRDFVDVRDVAAAAVLAATAPAGEVTGRVINIARGEAVPVRRLVERLISLADRPVRLTEHRPPPVPGRAGPGQDARVLRADLEWQQLDISRARRLLGWQPAVDLDTSLTDLLAAVRLPEQERTRT is encoded by the coding sequence ATGGCCCCCACGGCCCTGGTGCTGGGCGGCACCGGATTCATGGGCGGGCATCTGTGTGCCGCGTTCCGCGCCGCGGGGCACCGTGTCGTCTGCGTCTCGCGCGGCCGGTCCCGGACGCGGCCCGGCGACGACGGCCTGGTGCATCTGCACCACGAACTCGGTGCGCCGACACAGGACGTGGCGGCGCTGCTGGCCGACGTGGCACCCCAGGTGATCGTGAACGCGGCCGGTGTGGTGTGGCAGGCCGAGGAGGACCGCATGTGGTCCCTCAACGCCCGCTTCGCCGAGCGGCTCGCCCGTGCGACGGCGGCGCTGGCGACCCCGGCCCGCCTCGTCCAGCTGGGCAGCTCCCACGAGTACGGGCCGAGCGAGCCGGGCACCAGCACCGCCGAGGACGCCGTGTGCGCGCCCGTCTCGGTGTACGGGCGCACCAAGCTCGCCGCCACCGAGGCGGTGCTGGACACCGTCCGCGAGCGGGGGCTCGCCGCCGTGGTGCTGCGGGTCGCCAACGCCACGGGACCGGGCGTGCCGGCCAACAGCCTCCTGGGAACGGTCGCGCACCGCCTCGCCGCACCGGAGCCCGCCCACGACGGCGCCGAGCGGGCGGAGCTGCGGCTCGCGCCGCTGCGCGCTCAGCGCGACTTCGTGGACGTCCGGGACGTCGCGGCCGCCGCCGTGCTCGCGGCGACCGCCCCGGCCGGCGAGGTCACCGGCCGCGTCATCAACATCGCCCGGGGCGAGGCCGTACCCGTACGCCGGCTGGTCGAACGGCTCATATCCCTGGCGGACCGGCCCGTGCGGCTGACCGAGCACCGGCCGCCGCCGGTGCCCGGCCGGGCCGGGCCGGGCCAGGACGCCCGCGTACTGCGCGCGGACCTGGAATGGCAGCAGCTGGACATCTCGCGGGCGCGGCGCCTTCTCGGCTGGCAGCCCGCCGTGGACCTGGACACATCACTGACAGATCTGCTCGCGGCCGTCCGGCTGCCGGAGCAAGAAAGGACGCGCACGTGA
- the rfbB gene encoding dTDP-glucose 4,6-dehydratase translates to MRVLVTGGAGFIGSHFVRTLLEDGYPGLEGAAVTVLDSLSYAGNRANLPAADPRLDFVQGDILDLPLLLDLLPGHDAVVHFAAESHVDRSIDDANVFVRTNAEGSQNVFEACRRTGVERVVHVSTDEVYGSIDSGSWTEQEPLLPNSPYAASKAASDLIARAYWRTHGLNLSITRCSNNYGPYQHPEKLIPLFVTNLIEGIPLPLYGDGLNIREWLHVDDHCRAICLVLLNGAAGEVYNVGGGNERTNREIAERLVELGGADSSVIRRVADRLGHDLRYALDDTKIREELGYAPRVSFEQGLADTFAWYRDNPAWWKPLKGNRP, encoded by the coding sequence GTGAGAGTGCTCGTCACCGGTGGGGCCGGCTTCATCGGTTCCCACTTCGTCCGCACCCTGCTCGAAGACGGCTACCCCGGGCTCGAAGGCGCTGCGGTCACCGTCCTCGACTCGCTCAGCTACGCCGGCAACCGCGCCAACCTGCCCGCCGCCGACCCGCGCCTCGACTTCGTCCAGGGCGACATCCTCGATCTTCCGCTGCTGCTTGACCTGCTCCCCGGGCACGACGCGGTGGTGCACTTCGCCGCCGAGTCGCACGTGGACCGCTCCATCGACGACGCGAACGTGTTCGTCCGCACCAACGCGGAGGGCAGCCAGAACGTCTTCGAGGCGTGCCGGCGCACCGGCGTGGAGCGGGTCGTGCACGTCTCCACCGACGAGGTGTACGGCTCCATCGACTCCGGCTCCTGGACGGAGCAGGAACCGCTGCTGCCCAACTCCCCGTACGCCGCCTCCAAGGCCGCCTCCGACCTGATCGCCCGGGCCTACTGGCGCACCCACGGCCTCAATCTGTCGATCACCCGCTGCTCCAACAACTACGGCCCGTACCAGCACCCCGAGAAGCTCATCCCGCTGTTCGTCACCAACCTCATCGAGGGCATCCCGCTCCCGCTGTACGGCGACGGCCTGAACATCCGGGAGTGGCTGCACGTCGACGACCACTGCCGGGCCATCTGCCTGGTGCTCCTGAACGGGGCGGCCGGCGAGGTCTACAACGTGGGCGGCGGCAACGAGCGGACGAACCGCGAGATCGCGGAGCGCCTGGTGGAACTGGGCGGCGCCGACAGCTCCGTGATCCGTCGCGTCGCCGACCGCCTGGGCCACGATCTGCGCTACGCCCTGGACGACACGAAGATCAGGGAAGAGCTGGGGTACGCCCCCCGCGTCTCCTTCGAGCAGGGGCTCGCCGACACCTTCGCCTGGTACCGCGACAACCCCGCCTGGTGGAAGCCGCTGAAGGGGAACAGACCCTGA
- a CDS encoding nucleotide disphospho-sugar-binding domain-containing protein — translation MKFLFIAGGSPATVFTVVPLATALRNAGHEVLLAANEPLTDTASSVGLPSVSLNPEPVFHFMRFDRAGKPVDPPKGHRENMLHTARSFARMGIAGLDTLRRLGADWRPDVVVGGSMTYAAGLFAAEIGVPYVRQDWDVVPTTEADPGAEDELRPELERLGLAGLPVPALHIDVCPPSLRPHLPSPHADGAQPMHWLPGNSQRRLEPWMYTRPQDRKRVVITTGTRALAFQSAEEMRRLVEELGRTGAEVLIAAPEQVTEKFAPELGDTRIGWLPLDVVVPTCDLLVHHGGGVTAMTAMNAGVPQLITPEASYMEIVAKALTDFGAGLTVASAEQDSTEAILAGCRELLSDARYTQRAGVLAHEMAVLPAPAEVASVLEKLAVR, via the coding sequence ATGAAATTCCTGTTCATCGCCGGCGGCAGCCCGGCGACCGTCTTCACCGTCGTCCCGCTGGCAACCGCCCTGCGCAACGCCGGACACGAGGTGCTCCTCGCCGCCAACGAGCCGCTGACCGACACCGCGTCGAGCGTCGGGCTGCCGTCGGTCTCGCTCAACCCCGAGCCGGTCTTCCACTTCATGCGGTTCGACCGGGCCGGCAAGCCCGTCGACCCGCCCAAGGGACACCGGGAGAACATGCTGCACACCGCCCGGTCCTTCGCCAGGATGGGCATAGCCGGCCTGGACACCCTGCGCCGCCTCGGAGCGGACTGGCGGCCCGATGTCGTCGTCGGCGGCTCGATGACCTACGCCGCGGGGCTGTTCGCCGCCGAGATCGGCGTCCCCTACGTACGCCAGGACTGGGACGTGGTCCCGACCACCGAGGCCGACCCCGGGGCCGAGGACGAGCTGAGGCCCGAGCTGGAGCGCCTGGGCCTCGCCGGGCTGCCGGTGCCCGCCCTGCACATCGACGTGTGCCCGCCCTCGCTGCGGCCGCACCTGCCGTCGCCGCACGCCGACGGGGCGCAGCCGATGCACTGGCTCCCCGGCAACAGCCAGCGCCGCCTGGAGCCGTGGATGTACACCCGTCCCCAGGACCGCAAGCGCGTGGTGATCACCACGGGCACCCGCGCCCTCGCCTTCCAGTCCGCCGAGGAGATGCGGCGTCTGGTGGAGGAGTTGGGCCGGACCGGGGCCGAGGTGCTGATCGCGGCGCCCGAGCAGGTCACCGAGAAGTTCGCCCCGGAGCTGGGCGACACCCGCATTGGCTGGCTCCCGCTGGACGTCGTGGTGCCGACGTGCGACCTGCTGGTCCACCACGGTGGCGGCGTCACGGCCATGACCGCCATGAACGCCGGGGTGCCGCAGCTCATCACCCCCGAGGCCTCCTACATGGAGATCGTCGCGAAGGCCCTGACGGACTTCGGCGCCGGCCTCACCGTTGCGAGCGCGGAACAGGACTCCACCGAGGCGATCCTGGCGGGCTGCCGGGAGCTCCTGTCCGATGCGCGCTACACGCAGCGTGCGGGCGTCCTCGCACACGAGATGGCCGTGCTTCCCGCACCGGCCGAGGTGGCGAGCGTCCTGGAGAAGCTCGCCGTCCGCTGA